From Leptodactylus fuscus isolate aLepFus1 chromosome 11, aLepFus1.hap2, whole genome shotgun sequence, one genomic window encodes:
- the LOC142184381 gene encoding RING finger protein 39-like, which yields MSSESFRELQHGSVCPICDGYFEDPVTTECGHSYCRMCLVNRAGGKDNTGGQLMCPTCGRLMGWRAVTTDVRLGVTTRIAKRLNFQPMPPRRKKLQEQEI from the coding sequence ATGTCCTCCGAGAgcttcagggagctgcagcacGGCTCCGTCTGCCCCATATGTGATGGCTACTTTGAGGACCCAGTGACTACAGAATGTGGCCACAGTTACTGCAGGATGTGCCTGGTGAACCGCGCCGGAGGGAAGGATAACACAGGGGGTCAGCTGATGTGCCCGACGTGTGGACGGCTGATGGGATGGAGGGCGGTCACCACCGATGTTCGCCTTGGGGTCACGACACGGATTGCCAAGAGGCTCAACTTCCAGCCAATGCCACCCAGGAGGAAGAAGCTGCAGGAGCAG